One Sphingomonas endolithica genomic window, GGAAATCATCGCCATGCGCGCGCAGGGCGGAGGTGGGGCAATCGTCAACACGTCGTCGATCTCGGCGACCGGCGGCAATGCCGGCCTATCGATCTATGGAGCGAGCAAGGGCGCGCTCGACGCCATGATCCGCACGATCGCTCTAGAGGTCGGCGGGGACGGCATCAGGATCAACAATGTAAGCCCTGGCTTGACGAGGACGCAGATGACGGAGGGCATGCCCGAGGAGGCGTTTGCGGCAGTCGGCGCGCACGCGGCGCTGAAGCGGGTGGCCAACCCCGAGGACGTCGGCGACGTTGCGGTGTGGCTCTGCACGGACGAGGCCCGCTTCGTGACCGGGCAAAGCATCCTGACAGACGGCGGCTACAACATCGCCGGAATGCGCTGATCCGAAACCTTCCAGGGTGGGTCGGCGCTTCCCAAAAGGAACATAGTCGCGGCGGCGAGTTCTCGAAATTGAGCCCATAGCGGGATAGTGGTAGTAGCGATGTCTGCGGTCGTCGTCCCGGCATCCCCTTTCCCGGAATCTGTTCCCCATTGCCGTGGATCAGCGGCGGCACCGCTACGCTAATGAACGTGCTTCGTTCCTCGATTGCCCCACAAACCATTCGACTTGTGCTGCAAGCAGAGCAAACGTCGCCGTACTGGATCGCGACCCGGACGAAGCCGCCCCGCCCCGCCGATGAAGGTCCGCGGGGCTGATGATGGTGGGAGCAGCAAGGGTGCTGCTCGCCTTGAACAAGGACCACCCCCATGACCAAACTGACCGATCTCGACGCCATCCTTTTGTCTGGCGCAGCCAAGCGTGACAGTGGCAGCCTGCTGCCGGTCCCAGAAAGCGTGAGTGGTGCTGGTGCACGCCTGACCAAGGCGATCACCGGGCTGATCAAGCACGGCCTGGCGGAAGAACGTGAGACCCGCGACAAGACGGCGGCACGCCGCACCGAAGCTGATGTGGCATACGGCGTGTTCATCACTGACGCCGGCAATGCCGCGATCGGCATCGCTAGCGGCGATGGAAATGACCACGAAGGTGAAGGCAAGGTCGCTCCGTCCACCCAGCCAGACACGCCGCGTATCACCAAGGCCAGTTCCGTGCTGGCGATGCTCCAGCGCGAAGAAGGCGCAACGCTTGCCGACATGATCGCAGCCACGGGATGGCTACCGCACACCACCCGTGCAGCGCTGACGGGCCTGCGCAAGAAAGGGCATACCCTCGAGAAGTCCAAGCGCGGTGACCAGACTTGCTACCGCATCGTAGCGGTGGCTGCATAATGGCCGGTCTGGAGGACAAGATGGTTGCGCTGACGACGATGTCGTCGGCGCAACTGCGTGATGAGTGGCGTGCGTTGAAAGCATCGCCTGTGCCGCTGGTCAGCCCGAGCATGTTGCGGCTGGCGCTCGGGTACGAGCTGCAGGCGCAGGCGCTGGGCGGCCTCTCGCGTGTCAGTCAGCAGCGGCTCACCCAGCTCGGGAGCGCCAAGACCGTGACCCAGGCAGCCAGGCCCGGCACCCGGCTGATCCGTGAATGGAACGGGACTGCGCATATCGTGACGATCGGCGAGGACGGCGTGATCCGCTGGAACGATCGCGAGTGGCGCTCGCTGTCGGAGGTCGCGCGCGAGATCACCGGCACGCGCTGGTCGGGTCCGGCATTCTTCGGCCTGAAGAAGAGGCTGGCGGCATGAACCGGGTGCGCTGTGCGATCTATACCCGCAAGTCGAGCGAGGAAGGACTGGAGCAGGCGTTCAACTCGCTCGACGCACAGCGTGAGGCCTGTGCCGCCTACGTGCTGAGCCAGGCCAGCGAAGGCTGGAGTGCCCTGCCCGACATCTATGACGATGGTGGCCTGTCGGGCGGGTCGCTGGAGCGCCCTGCTCTGCAGCGGCTGCTCGCCGACATTGCCGCTGGTCGTGTCGACATCATCGTTGTCTACAAGGTCGATCGGCTGACCCGCTCGCTGCTCGACTTTGCCAAGCTGGTCGAGGTGTTCGACAAGGCCGGCGTATCGTTCGTCTCGATCACCCAGTCGTTCAACACCACCACCAGTATGGGGCGGCTAACGCTCAACATGCTGCTGAGCTTTGCGCAGTTCGAGCGCGAGGTGACCGCCGAGCGCATCCGCGACAAGATCGCTGCCTCCAAGGCAAAGGGCATGTGGATGGGCGGCGTCCCGCCACTTGGCTACCGGCCTGACGGACGCACACTGGAGATCGTGGATCCCCATGCCGACATCGTCCGCGATATCTACCGACGCTACCTGGATCTCGGCAACGTCCGGCTCGTGGTCGACCAGCTCACGGCCGAGCGGATCCACACGCCTGTGCGGCGCATGGCCAACGGCCGCGACTTTGGTGGATGCGCGTTCAGCCGCGGGCAGATCTACGCCATCCTCAAGAACCCGATCTATGTCGGTGACATCCCGCACCGTGATCAACGTCACAAGGGATTGCACAAGGCCATCATCGGTCAGGAGGTGTGGGACGCGACACAAACCCTGCTCGCTGGTCATGTGCCGGGTCTGCGTCGAGCTGCGAACACGGCGAGCGGCAGCCTGCTTGCAGGCTTGATCGTCGACGATACCGGCGAGAAGCTGATCGCGGCGCACGCCTGCAAGGGCAAGGTACGCTACCGTTATTACGTCAGCCACTCGACGCACCACGGCGTTAGCGACAGCAAGGCGCTACGTATCCCGGCACGTGAGATCGAAACCGCAACCGTCGAAGCTCTCGCGGCCGCGTTCGACGATCCGATCGCGCTTATGGCACGCGCGTCGATCCCGCTCGCGTCAGCCGACGTCGAGCGCATCTTCAGCGCGGCAGGTGCCACTGCGGTGGCAATATGTCGCCGCGATCCTGAACTGCTGCGCGCGCTCGTCGCGAAGGTCATCGTGCATCCCACCATGCTGCAGATCGAACTCGTGACCGCGGCGATGGCGAAACACCTGTCGGTGGCAACGAGCGCTGAGGCGGAGGCTACCTTGCTGCTCACCTGCCCGACACGGCTGACGCGGACAGGCCACAGGCTTCGGATTGTGCAGAACGATGGTCGCGCTATCGCAGCCGCACCACCTGACGCCTCGATGATCAAGCTTCTGGTCAAGGCGCAGCGCTGGTGGGCGCAGCTTCAACGCGGTGAGATCACCGTCCAAGAACTGGCACAAGCCGAGGGGGTCGTGAAATCCTACGTTACCCGCGTCGTCCGGCTGGCGTTTCTGGCACCCTCAATCATCGACGATGTGTTAGCTGGTCGCCAGCCCGCTACCCTGGATGCCAAACGGTTGGCGTTTACCGCTGACCTGCCCACCAGCTGGACCGAGCAGCTGCGGCATTTTGAAGTTGGTCGCTAAAATCAGTTGAGCGGTCGTTTGCTGTACGTCAGCGAAGTGGACAGCGGCCTGCACGAAGTCGGCGCACTCTCCAACCAGGACTAACGACGCACCCGACCGAAGCGGCTGCTTTCAAAAGACACCACAGCCCCCGCGTTGTCGCCCAGTGGAACCTCAGCGATCCCGTAGACGCCGCGCGCACCGTTAGCGCCGAGCATGACGCCCATCTCGCCGTGAATGGCCCGCCCGCCGCTCAACGACATGCCCTGCTCTCCACGAGCTGTGGCGGCACTCTCCACAGTGTTGTTGCCCAAGATCGTATTCCGCTCCGCGTCGGTCAGACGAATCGTGTCTTCCGTTGCGCCCGGCGCAGGACGGGCGACCATGGGCGTTGGTGATGCGGTTGATTGGGCAAAGCACGGTGTGCCGAAACTGAAGACGCCCACAAGGGCGAGCAGGATCGGGAGGACATGATGCGAGTGCGCTGATTTGGGCATTTCGCCTTCTAGACCGGGCAGGCAAGATCGCAAACAGCGGACTGACGGCACAGGAAGATGCAGACCACCGAAGCCGGTGACCGCGCTGGTTCATATCTGTCGCCGAGCGGTCCTGCCGTAGTGAGCCGACATTCATATCGAACAGGATGATGGTGCCGCACCCCCAGCATGTTAGACAGACCGAACGGCGTTTGGGCGGCATTGGCCACCGTGGATCAGGAGTGTGCAATGGAGATCGTCAGACTACCCGTTGGCAAACAGGCGTCAGTTGATGCTGACTGCATCCGTGTTGAGGAGCTTCCCGGATCAACCTTCAAGCTGACTGCGTCAGCATTGTGTGTTGAGTCTGATGACGGTGACTCCGTGTCGATTGTTGACGGCCCCGATTTCGAAACCATCGAACAGGCCGAAGCGGTCGGCATAGCGTGGGCGACTGATGTGGGTGTGGAGCGTCTGTTCATCAGCACGGGTACATTGGACAAGCCGCTCGAGGTGATCGAGATCGACAAGCCGCTGTAAGCTGGCGAACCGAAATTCCCGAGAGAACAGGCCCGCGGCAAACCTTAGAGCAGGGCTGGCTTGATTACCCGCTCGCAAAAATGCCGGAAGCTGGTCGTACCGGTATTCTCCAGTTGGCGCGCCGCGACGTTGTCGATCCCCGCGTCCTTGGCGCGATACATGTCGACATAGCCTTGGGCGACTGACTCGCTGGCGCCGCGATCGAGGAACTGCTGCTTGAACTGGTCATAGCCGATCTGCTGGTAGCGCATTGGGCGGGCCGCTACTTCCGATATGATAGCGGCCTGATCGTTAAAGGACAGATCGCCCGGGCCGAGCACAGGCACGTCTTCCTGACCTTGCCACCCGTTGTCGCAGAGCAGCTGCGCCGCCGCGGTCGCCATGTCCCGCGTGGCGGTAAACCGCAGCGAATGGTCGGGATCGATCGGCCCGAAGAACACGCCTTTGTCCTTCATCACGCTGATTTGCCGGGCGGTATTCTCCATGAAGGACGGCATGGCCAGGCCGCGAAAGGCGCTGCCGCTCGCCATCAGCATATCGTCCATCGCTATCGAGGCCGTCACCGGACCAGCACTGTCCTGCCACTCGGTGCCACGACCCAGCGCGGTGATGGAAA contains:
- a CDS encoding DUF3489 domain-containing protein — protein: MTKLTDLDAILLSGAAKRDSGSLLPVPESVSGAGARLTKAITGLIKHGLAEERETRDKTAARRTEADVAYGVFITDAGNAAIGIASGDGNDHEGEGKVAPSTQPDTPRITKASSVLAMLQREEGATLADMIAATGWLPHTTRAALTGLRKKGHTLEKSKRGDQTCYRIVAVAA
- a CDS encoding DUF2924 domain-containing protein, with the translated sequence MVALTTMSSAQLRDEWRALKASPVPLVSPSMLRLALGYELQAQALGGLSRVSQQRLTQLGSAKTVTQAARPGTRLIREWNGTAHIVTIGEDGVIRWNDREWRSLSEVAREITGTRWSGPAFFGLKKRLAA
- a CDS encoding recombinase family protein, translated to MNRVRCAIYTRKSSEEGLEQAFNSLDAQREACAAYVLSQASEGWSALPDIYDDGGLSGGSLERPALQRLLADIAAGRVDIIVVYKVDRLTRSLLDFAKLVEVFDKAGVSFVSITQSFNTTTSMGRLTLNMLLSFAQFEREVTAERIRDKIAASKAKGMWMGGVPPLGYRPDGRTLEIVDPHADIVRDIYRRYLDLGNVRLVVDQLTAERIHTPVRRMANGRDFGGCAFSRGQIYAILKNPIYVGDIPHRDQRHKGLHKAIIGQEVWDATQTLLAGHVPGLRRAANTASGSLLAGLIVDDTGEKLIAAHACKGKVRYRYYVSHSTHHGVSDSKALRIPAREIETATVEALAAAFDDPIALMARASIPLASADVERIFSAAGATAVAICRRDPELLRALVAKVIVHPTMLQIELVTAAMAKHLSVATSAEAEATLLLTCPTRLTRTGHRLRIVQNDGRAIAAAPPDASMIKLLVKAQRWWAQLQRGEITVQELAQAEGVVKSYVTRVVRLAFLAPSIIDDVLAGRQPATLDAKRLAFTADLPTSWTEQLRHFEVGR
- a CDS encoding NAD(P)H-binding protein, with translation MIVITAPTSQIGSQLVDDLLAANATLRLVARDIGKVPEQVRARVELVEGSHGDPSVIDRALAGADALFWLAPPAWQQTLEQAYLEFTRPAAAAIRRHAVPRVVSITALGRGTEWQDSAGPVTASIAMDDMLMASGSAFRGLAMPSFMENTARQISVMKDKGVFFGPIDPDHSLRFTATRDMATAAAQLLCDNGWQGQEDVPVLGPGDLSFNDQAAIISEVAARPMRYQQIGYDQFKQQFLDRGASESVAQGYVDMYRAKDAGIDNVAARQLENTGTTSFRHFCERVIKPALL